In Pseudomonas sp. ADAK18, a single window of DNA contains:
- a CDS encoding MFS transporter: METLKLATRRWWYIMPIVFITYSLAYLDRANYGFAAASGMAEDLMITPGMSSLLGALFFLGYFFFQVPGAIYAQKRSVKKLIFVSLILWGGLATLTGIVSNAYMLIGIRFMLGVVEAAVMPAMLVYLCHWFTRAERSRANTFLILGNPVTMLWMSVVSGYLVQHFSWRWMFIVEGLPAVIWAFIWWRLADERPADAKWLSAQHKQDLESALAAEQVGIKAVKNYAEAFRSPKVIILALQFFCWSIGVYGFVLWLPSILKAGLQMDMVEAGWLSALPYLAAVIAMLAVSWGSDKLQKRKRFVWPPLLIASVAFYGSYALGAEHFWWSYSLLVIAGACMYAPYGPFFAIVPEILPANVAGGAMALINSMGALGSFGGSYLVGYLNSTTGSPGASYLLMSGALLVSVVLTIFLKPGASDREQPRPAPLRPLELKVRT; encoded by the coding sequence ATGGAAACGCTGAAACTCGCCACCCGTCGTTGGTGGTACATCATGCCGATCGTTTTTATTACTTACAGCCTGGCGTACCTTGACCGTGCCAACTATGGCTTCGCCGCCGCCTCAGGCATGGCCGAAGACCTGATGATCACACCAGGCATGTCATCACTGCTCGGTGCACTGTTCTTTCTCGGTTACTTTTTCTTCCAGGTGCCAGGCGCGATCTACGCGCAGAAACGCAGCGTGAAGAAGCTGATTTTTGTCAGCCTGATCCTCTGGGGCGGCCTGGCCACCTTGACCGGGATCGTCTCCAACGCCTACATGCTGATCGGCATCCGCTTCATGCTCGGCGTAGTGGAAGCCGCCGTGATGCCGGCGATGCTGGTGTACCTGTGCCACTGGTTCACCCGCGCCGAACGCTCCCGGGCCAATACCTTCCTGATTCTCGGCAACCCGGTGACCATGCTCTGGATGTCCGTGGTCTCGGGTTACCTGGTGCAGCATTTCAGTTGGCGCTGGATGTTTATCGTCGAAGGCCTGCCTGCGGTGATCTGGGCGTTTATCTGGTGGCGCCTGGCTGATGAGCGTCCGGCCGATGCCAAGTGGCTGAGCGCGCAGCACAAGCAAGACCTGGAAAGCGCCCTGGCGGCCGAACAGGTGGGCATCAAGGCGGTAAAAAACTACGCCGAAGCCTTCCGCTCGCCCAAGGTGATCATCCTGGCGCTGCAATTCTTCTGCTGGAGCATTGGGGTGTATGGCTTTGTGCTGTGGCTGCCGTCGATCCTCAAGGCCGGCTTGCAAATGGACATGGTCGAGGCCGGCTGGCTGTCGGCGCTACCTTACCTGGCTGCGGTGATCGCCATGCTGGCGGTGTCCTGGGGCTCGGACAAGCTGCAAAAACGTAAACGTTTTGTCTGGCCGCCGCTGCTGATTGCCTCGGTGGCCTTCTACGGCTCCTATGCCTTGGGCGCCGAGCATTTCTGGTGGTCGTACTCGTTGTTGGTGATCGCCGGCGCCTGCATGTACGCACCCTACGGGCCATTTTTCGCGATTGTCCCGGAAATCCTCCCGGCCAACGTCGCCGGTGGCGCCATGGCTCTGATCAACAGCATGGGCGCGCTGGGCTCCTTCGGCGGCTCGTACCTGGTGGGTTACCTCAATAGCACCACCGGTTCCCCCGGTGCGTCCTATTTGCTGATGAGCGGCGCACTGTTGGTGTCGGTGGTGTTGACGATTTTTCTCAAGCCCGGCGCCAGTGACCGGGAACAGCCTCGGCCAGCCCCTTTGCGCCCCCTTGAATTGAAGGTAAGAACCTGA
- a CDS encoding D-glycerate dehydrogenase, producing MKKHIVLYKKLSAPLMGRLQEAADVTLIESLDAGGLAQLRDALPTAQGLLGASLRLDAKLLDRAPQLEAVASVSVGVDNYDIDYLTQRGILLSNTPDVLTETTADTGFALILATARRVVELANMVRAGNWNQNIGPLHFGSDVHGKTLGIIGMGRIGEALAQRGHFGFGMPVIYHSHSPKPAVEQRFGAEYRSLPDLLKQADFVCLTLPLTVETQGLIGAKEFAQMGPETIFINISRGKVVDEAALIDALQQRTIRAAGLDVFEREPLNHDSPLLSLTNVVATPHIGSATHETREAMARCAVDNLLEALAGERPKNLVNPKAWKH from the coding sequence ATGAAAAAGCATATCGTGCTGTACAAAAAACTCTCTGCGCCGCTGATGGGCCGCTTACAGGAAGCGGCCGACGTCACGCTGATCGAAAGCCTCGACGCCGGCGGCCTGGCGCAGTTGCGCGATGCTCTGCCTACAGCGCAAGGGCTATTGGGCGCCAGCCTGCGTCTGGACGCGAAGCTGCTGGACCGGGCGCCGCAGTTGGAAGCGGTGGCCAGTGTCTCGGTAGGTGTCGATAACTACGACATCGACTACCTGACCCAACGCGGGATCCTCCTCAGCAATACCCCGGATGTGCTGACCGAAACCACCGCCGACACCGGTTTCGCACTGATCCTGGCCACCGCTCGCCGAGTGGTAGAGCTGGCAAATATGGTACGCGCCGGCAACTGGAACCAGAACATCGGCCCGCTGCACTTTGGCAGCGACGTGCATGGCAAGACCCTGGGCATTATCGGCATGGGCCGTATCGGTGAAGCCCTGGCCCAGCGCGGGCACTTTGGGTTTGGCATGCCGGTCATCTACCACAGCCACTCGCCAAAGCCTGCGGTGGAACAACGGTTTGGCGCCGAATACCGCAGCCTGCCGGACTTGCTCAAACAAGCCGATTTCGTTTGCCTGACCTTGCCATTGACCGTCGAAACTCAAGGCCTGATCGGCGCCAAAGAGTTCGCACAAATGGGCCCGGAGACGATCTTTATCAACATTTCCCGAGGCAAGGTAGTGGACGAAGCGGCACTGATCGATGCCCTGCAGCAGCGCACCATTCGGGCGGCAGGATTGGATGTGTTCGAGCGCGAGCCGTTGAACCACGACTCACCGTTGCTGAGCCTGACCAACGTGGTCGCCACTCCGCATATCGGTTCCGCCACCCATGAAACCCGTGAGGCGATGGCGCGTTGTGCGGTGGACAATCTGCTGGAGGCGCTGGCGGGGGAACGGCCGAAGAATCTGGTGAATCCCAAAGCCTGGAAACACTGA
- a CDS encoding methyl-accepting chemotaxis protein, translating to MSLRNLNIAPRAFLGFAFIALLVIVLGVFAANRMAVIHQATTEMETNQLPSVGFLGVMTENVLRLRILSFRVLVNRDPAALQEAKTRIDVLVDKVRKAQASYAALPAGGEEAALYKSFASTLDSYLAAQAEMIELSRQNKVDEMLKLINSRIKDGTDLMGEQLNKLIAINGADAKQAAIEASDSYQGAISGIIAVAVIAAFMTVLLAWLLTRSIVTPLRKAVEVAETIAGGNLTQVIADEGKDEPARLLGALAAMQANLRQTIQHIAGAATQLASAAEELSAVTEESSRGLQQQNNEIEQAATAVNEMTAAVEEVARNAVSTSEASAQSNQAAREGRDRVVETVDAIQTMTRDVQSTSVLIEGLAAQGRDIGKVLDVIRAIAEQTNLLALNAAIEAARAGEAGRGFAVVADEVRALAHRTQQSTQEIEKMVAGIQNGTGEAVHSMQQSNQRTQSTLEMARAAGVALEQITESISLINERNLVIASASEEQAQVSREVDRNLVNIRDLATQSATGANQTSVASHELSRLAVDLNGMVARFVI from the coding sequence ATGTCCCTGCGTAATCTGAATATTGCACCTCGGGCTTTTCTCGGTTTTGCGTTCATTGCGTTGCTGGTGATTGTCCTGGGGGTATTTGCGGCCAACCGCATGGCGGTTATCCATCAGGCCACGACCGAGATGGAAACCAACCAGTTGCCCAGTGTCGGCTTCCTGGGCGTGATGACCGAAAACGTGCTGCGCTTGCGGATCCTGTCGTTTCGGGTTTTGGTCAACCGTGACCCGGCGGCCCTGCAAGAGGCCAAGACACGCATCGATGTGCTGGTGGACAAGGTGCGCAAAGCCCAGGCCAGCTATGCGGCACTGCCTGCTGGAGGTGAGGAGGCGGCGCTGTACAAGAGTTTCGCCAGCACCCTTGATAGTTATCTGGCTGCCCAGGCGGAGATGATCGAACTGTCGCGCCAGAATAAAGTCGATGAGATGCTCAAACTGATCAACTCACGAATCAAGGACGGTACCGATTTGATGGGCGAGCAATTGAACAAGTTGATCGCCATCAATGGTGCCGATGCCAAGCAAGCGGCCATTGAAGCAAGTGACAGCTATCAGGGGGCTATTTCCGGAATCATTGCGGTTGCGGTAATAGCAGCCTTCATGACGGTGTTGCTGGCCTGGCTGTTGACCCGCAGCATCGTCACGCCGTTGCGCAAAGCGGTGGAGGTCGCTGAGACTATCGCCGGGGGCAATCTGACCCAGGTCATCGCAGACGAGGGCAAGGATGAACCGGCCCGTTTGCTGGGCGCCTTGGCGGCCATGCAGGCCAACCTGCGCCAGACTATCCAGCACATTGCCGGCGCTGCCACGCAACTGGCTTCTGCGGCAGAAGAACTCAGTGCTGTCACCGAAGAGTCCTCCCGAGGCTTGCAGCAACAGAACAACGAAATCGAACAAGCGGCCACCGCAGTCAATGAGATGACCGCAGCCGTGGAAGAGGTGGCGCGCAACGCGGTGTCGACGTCAGAAGCCTCGGCCCAGTCGAACCAGGCCGCGCGGGAAGGGCGCGACCGGGTTGTGGAAACCGTGGACGCCATTCAGACCATGACCCGGGATGTGCAAAGCACCTCGGTGCTGATCGAAGGCCTGGCTGCCCAGGGGCGTGATATTGGCAAGGTATTGGACGTGATCCGCGCGATTGCCGAGCAGACCAATCTGCTGGCGCTTAACGCCGCGATTGAAGCCGCACGGGCGGGTGAAGCCGGGCGTGGTTTTGCTGTGGTGGCTGACGAAGTCCGGGCGCTGGCTCATCGCACCCAGCAGTCGACCCAGGAAATCGAAAAAATGGTCGCCGGCATCCAGAACGGGACGGGTGAAGCGGTGCACTCGATGCAACAAAGCAACCAGCGCACCCAAAGCACCCTGGAAATGGCCCGCGCTGCCGGCGTAGCGCTGGAGCAAATCACCGAGTCCATCAGCCTGATCAACGAACGTAACCTGGTGATAGCCAGCGCTTCGGAGGAACAGGCGCAGGTTTCCCGCGAGGTGGACCGCAACCTGGTGAATATCCGTGACCTGGCGACGCAGTCCGCTACCGGGGCGAATCAGACCAGCGTGGCCAGTCATGAGTTGTCCAGACTGGCGGTGGATTTGAATGGGATGGTGGCGCGGTTTGTGATCTGA
- the speB gene encoding agmatinase has protein sequence MDSVDLNDQAITRDSLYGTAAESTYAGITSFMRRRYSRDLRGVDVVVSGVPFDTATSNRPGARFGPRGIRAASTGIAWERHWPWAFDPFDHLAVIDFGDCDFDSGRPQSVPDSIEAHAERILDAGCAMLTFGGDHFISYPLLKAHARRHGPLSLIHFDAHSDTWPDEDGKRIDHGTMFWHAAKEGLVDPSRSVQVGLRTTNDDPQGFEVLDARQVHRQGCEAIVEAIRARVGDHPVYLTFDIDCLDPAFAPGTGTPVCGGLSTVQALEILGGLRGINLVGMDVVEVAPAYDSAEITSLAAATLAMEMLCLYAARHKVDRN, from the coding sequence GTGGACAGTGTCGACCTGAATGATCAAGCCATCACGCGGGACAGCCTTTACGGCACCGCCGCTGAAAGCACCTACGCCGGTATCACCAGCTTCATGCGTCGCCGCTACAGTCGCGACTTGCGTGGTGTGGATGTGGTGGTCAGCGGCGTGCCGTTTGATACCGCCACCAGTAATCGCCCGGGCGCGCGCTTTGGGCCCCGGGGCATTCGTGCCGCCTCCACCGGGATTGCCTGGGAGCGCCACTGGCCCTGGGCGTTTGACCCGTTTGATCACTTGGCCGTGATCGATTTTGGAGACTGTGATTTCGACTCAGGTCGACCGCAGAGCGTGCCCGATAGCATTGAAGCCCATGCCGAGCGGATTCTCGACGCAGGCTGCGCCATGCTCACCTTCGGTGGCGATCACTTCATCAGTTACCCGCTGCTTAAGGCTCATGCCCGTCGCCATGGCCCGTTGTCGTTGATCCACTTCGATGCCCACAGCGACACTTGGCCCGACGAGGACGGCAAGCGCATCGATCACGGCACCATGTTCTGGCATGCCGCCAAGGAAGGGTTGGTGGACCCGAGCCGTTCGGTGCAAGTCGGCTTACGTACCACCAACGACGACCCACAGGGTTTCGAGGTGCTGGATGCGCGTCAGGTCCACCGGCAAGGTTGCGAGGCCATTGTCGAGGCGATCCGGGCCCGGGTTGGTGATCATCCGGTGTACCTGACCTTTGACATTGACTGTCTGGATCCGGCGTTTGCGCCAGGCACCGGTACCCCGGTATGCGGCGGTTTGAGTACCGTGCAAGCACTGGAAATCCTCGGCGGTTTGCGGGGTATCAACTTGGTGGGCATGGACGTGGTGGAAGTGGCGCCGGCCTATGACAGTGCCGAAATCACCTCTCTGGCCGCCGCGACGCTGGCCATGGAAATGCTCTGCCTGTATGCGGCGCGGCATAAGGTGGATCGCAACTGA
- a CDS encoding polyamine ABC transporter substrate-binding protein — translation MQWIRTVCCSALVTALALPALAEDKVLNLYSWADYVAPEALQRFEQETGIHVRYDTFDTSEVLETKLLTGGSGYDVVVPSASVLARGLAAGALQEIDHDRLKGYANLDPDLLKKLAAVDPGNRYGVPYTWGTLGLGLNVEAVRQRLPDAPLDSLDLLFKPEYAGRLKDCGIAILDSPQEVIGLALHYLGKDPYSVDKADLAAAEALLHQLQPSVLYVASGRQINDLANGSVCLALAYNGDASMAAEQARKANKSYQVAYRIPREGTVIWQDNLAIPKDAPHPQAALAFIEFMLRPESVAALTNTLFFASANQAATLLVDAAVRNDPNIYPTPEVRARLYADRSMTLKDMRQRTRLWTTFRSRQ, via the coding sequence ATGCAATGGATTCGTACAGTGTGCTGTTCTGCTTTGGTGACGGCATTGGCGCTGCCTGCGCTGGCCGAAGACAAGGTGCTGAACCTCTACAGTTGGGCCGATTACGTCGCGCCTGAAGCCTTGCAACGGTTTGAGCAGGAAACCGGGATTCACGTGCGCTACGACACATTCGACACCTCGGAAGTACTTGAGACCAAGCTGTTGACGGGGGGCAGCGGCTACGACGTGGTGGTGCCGTCCGCCAGTGTGTTGGCCCGGGGTTTGGCAGCCGGGGCGCTACAGGAAATCGACCATGACCGCCTCAAGGGATACGCTAACCTCGATCCCGATTTGCTGAAAAAACTCGCGGCTGTGGACCCGGGCAATCGCTACGGCGTGCCTTATACCTGGGGCACGCTGGGGTTGGGGTTGAATGTCGAAGCGGTGCGCCAACGCTTGCCGGATGCGCCTCTCGACAGCCTGGATCTGCTGTTCAAGCCCGAATACGCCGGCAGGCTCAAGGATTGCGGTATCGCGATTCTCGACTCGCCGCAGGAGGTCATCGGCCTGGCCCTGCACTATTTGGGCAAGGATCCCTACAGTGTCGACAAGGCCGATCTGGCGGCAGCCGAAGCCTTGTTGCATCAACTGCAACCGTCGGTGCTGTACGTGGCCAGCGGTCGCCAAATCAATGACCTGGCCAACGGCAGTGTGTGCCTGGCGCTGGCCTATAACGGCGACGCCAGCATGGCGGCCGAACAAGCACGCAAGGCGAATAAATCCTACCAAGTGGCCTACCGCATTCCCCGGGAAGGCACAGTGATCTGGCAAGACAACCTGGCCATTCCCAAGGACGCACCGCACCCCCAAGCGGCCTTGGCCTTCATTGAGTTCATGCTGCGGCCCGAGTCCGTGGCGGCGTTGACCAACACGCTGTTCTTCGCCTCGGCCAACCAGGCCGCCACGCTGCTGGTGGACGCAGCCGTGCGCAACGACCCCAATATTTACCCAACGCCCGAGGTGCGCGCCCGGTTGTACGCCGACCGCAGCATGACGCTTAAGGACATGCGTCAGCGTACCCGCCTGTGGACCACTTTCCGTAGCCGCCAATAA
- a CDS encoding nucleobase:cation symporter-2 family protein yields the protein MSDAQAPRPRYKSDLIYGLEDRPHFTAAIFAALQHVLASFVGIITPTLIVGGVLGLESEVPYLVSMALFVSGLGTFVQARRFGPIGSGLLCLQGTSFSFISVILSAGFMVKARGGGTDEILSTIFGICFFAAFIEVVLSQFIGKLRMLITPVVTGTIITLMGLSLIKVAVTDMAGGYGAGDLGAASNMGLAALVLLTIVALNRFNNPFLRLGSIVIGLTLGFVVAWWLGRVDLAALPQVPLISVPVPFKYGFSFDWVAFIPVAVIFLISPLEAAGDLTANSMISQQPVKGPLYIKRIKSGLLADGLNSVMAATFNSLPMVTFAQNNGVIQLTGVASRYVAYFIAGLLVLLGLFPVIGAVLQLMPKPVLGGATLIMFGTVAVAGIKILAEAGLHRRNVLIVAISLGMGLGVAAVPEVLRDLPKALHNIFESPITVGAFCAIVLNIFLPEEFIELEEDEFDPEAATLKVMQDPDVTK from the coding sequence TTGTCTGACGCTCAAGCCCCTCGCCCCCGCTATAAATCCGACCTGATCTACGGCCTGGAAGATCGCCCGCATTTCACTGCGGCGATTTTTGCCGCACTGCAGCATGTGCTGGCCAGTTTTGTCGGCATCATCACCCCAACCTTGATTGTCGGCGGAGTGCTTGGCCTGGAAAGCGAAGTGCCGTATCTGGTGAGCATGGCGCTGTTCGTCTCCGGGCTGGGCACCTTTGTTCAGGCGCGACGCTTTGGCCCGATAGGTTCGGGGCTGTTGTGCCTGCAAGGCACCAGTTTTTCGTTTATCAGCGTGATCCTCAGCGCCGGCTTCATGGTCAAGGCCCGGGGCGGCGGCACCGATGAAATTCTCTCGACGATTTTCGGCATCTGCTTCTTTGCGGCCTTTATTGAAGTGGTGCTCAGCCAGTTTATTGGCAAGTTGCGCATGCTGATTACGCCGGTGGTCACCGGCACCATCATTACCCTGATGGGCCTGTCGCTGATCAAGGTGGCGGTCACCGACATGGCGGGCGGCTACGGTGCTGGCGACCTGGGTGCGGCCAGTAATATGGGGCTCGCAGCGCTGGTGTTGCTGACCATCGTGGCGCTCAATCGCTTCAACAACCCGTTCCTGCGCCTGGGCTCAATCGTGATCGGCCTGACCCTGGGCTTCGTGGTTGCCTGGTGGCTGGGCCGCGTGGACCTTGCGGCGTTGCCTCAAGTACCGCTGATCAGCGTACCGGTGCCGTTCAAGTACGGATTTTCTTTCGACTGGGTGGCGTTTATCCCGGTAGCCGTGATCTTCCTGATTTCCCCGTTGGAAGCTGCCGGCGATCTGACTGCCAACTCGATGATTTCCCAGCAGCCGGTCAAAGGCCCGCTGTACATCAAGCGCATCAAATCCGGGCTGTTGGCTGACGGCCTCAACTCGGTGATGGCTGCCACCTTCAACAGCTTGCCGATGGTGACATTCGCCCAGAACAACGGAGTGATCCAGTTGACCGGCGTGGCCAGCCGTTATGTGGCGTACTTCATTGCCGGGCTGTTGGTGTTGCTCGGGTTGTTCCCGGTGATTGGCGCAGTGTTGCAGTTGATGCCCAAGCCTGTGTTGGGCGGCGCCACGCTGATCATGTTCGGTACCGTGGCGGTGGCCGGGATCAAGATCCTCGCCGAAGCCGGCCTGCATCGGCGCAACGTACTGATCGTGGCCATTTCCCTTGGGATGGGCCTGGGTGTCGCGGCGGTACCTGAAGTGCTGCGTGATCTGCCCAAGGCGCTGCACAACATCTTCGAGTCACCGATCACCGTCGGTGCGTTCTGCGCTATCGTGCTGAACATTTTCCTGCCGGAAGAGTTCATAGAACTGGAAGAAGATGAATTTGATCCGGAAGCGGCCACCCTCAAGGTGATGCAAGACCCGGACGTCACGAAATAG
- a CDS encoding LEA type 2 family protein gives MRRLAGLTLSLLLLTLSACALFPNRDPVNINVVGIEPLQSQDLEARFAVKLRVQNPNETAIDYNGVALDLEVNGRPLASGVSDQQGSIPRFSETVLMVPVSVSAFSVLRQTLGLSQTQSLDNLPYVLRGKLAGGLFGTMRFVDRGTLDLPNAAATW, from the coding sequence ATGCGCAGACTCGCTGGCCTGACCCTTTCACTGCTGTTGCTCACCCTGAGCGCCTGCGCCCTGTTCCCCAATCGTGACCCGGTGAACATCAACGTGGTGGGCATCGAGCCGCTGCAAAGCCAGGACCTGGAAGCGCGTTTCGCCGTGAAGCTGCGAGTGCAGAACCCCAATGAAACAGCGATTGACTACAACGGCGTGGCCCTGGACCTGGAGGTCAATGGCCGGCCACTGGCGTCGGGGGTCAGCGATCAGCAGGGATCCATCCCGCGGTTTTCCGAGACCGTTCTGATGGTGCCCGTGAGTGTTTCCGCGTTTTCTGTGCTGCGCCAGACTCTGGGCCTGAGCCAGACCCAGAGTCTGGACAACTTGCCCTACGTCTTGCGCGGAAAACTGGCGGGCGGATTGTTCGGGACCATGCGCTTTGTGGACCGAGGCACCCTGGACCTGCCGAACGCCGCCGCTACTTGGTAG
- a CDS encoding GNAT family N-acetyltransferase translates to MDAPPTLYTKHLILRPLTLDDAEGIQQQFPHWEVVRYLNAFVPWPYPADGARTYLEKIALPAIARGEEWHWSIRLKSAPEQLIGNISLMDDVDNNRGFWLGPQWQGQGLMAEASAAVTDYWFEVLERPVMRVPKAAPNTASRRISERTGMRLIRSDEGQFVEGNFPRDIWEITREEWLLNRG, encoded by the coding sequence ATGGACGCACCACCGACGCTTTACACCAAACACCTGATTCTACGCCCGCTGACCCTCGACGATGCCGAGGGTATTCAGCAGCAGTTCCCTCACTGGGAAGTGGTGCGTTACCTCAATGCCTTCGTGCCTTGGCCCTACCCCGCCGATGGTGCCCGTACCTATCTGGAAAAAATCGCCTTGCCGGCCATTGCCCGTGGTGAGGAATGGCACTGGTCGATCCGCCTGAAAAGTGCGCCAGAGCAACTGATCGGCAACATCAGCCTGATGGACGACGTCGACAACAATCGTGGGTTCTGGCTGGGGCCACAGTGGCAAGGCCAGGGGTTGATGGCCGAGGCCAGTGCGGCGGTGACCGACTATTGGTTCGAGGTACTTGAACGGCCTGTGATGCGAGTACCCAAGGCAGCGCCGAACACGGCTTCCCGCCGGATTTCCGAACGCACGGGAATGCGCCTGATCAGAAGTGACGAAGGCCAGTTTGTCGAAGGCAATTTCCCACGTGATATCTGGGAAATCACCCGCGAGGAATGGCTGCTCAATCGCGGATAA
- a CDS encoding carbon-nitrogen hydrolase family protein, translating to MPLSTVAALQIGSLPGGKGETLEQILSYEDAITRSGAQLVVMPEALLGGYPKGEGFGTQLGYRLPEGREAFARYFANAIDVPGSETDALAGLSARTGASLVLGVIERSGSTLYCTVLYFEPLGGLVAKHRKLMPTGTERLIWGKGDGSTLPVIDTAVGRIGGAVCWENMMPLLRTAMYAKGVEVWCAPTVDEREMWQVSMRHIAHEGRCFVVSACQVQASPEALGVEVANWPAERPLIAGGSVIVGPMGDILAGPLLGGAGLLTAQIDTDDLVRARYDYDVVGHYARPDVFELTVDERAKPGVRFIRD from the coding sequence ATGCCCCTCTCTACTGTGGCTGCCCTGCAAATCGGTTCGTTGCCCGGCGGCAAGGGTGAAACCCTGGAGCAGATCCTTTCCTACGAAGACGCCATCACGCGCAGTGGTGCGCAATTAGTGGTGATGCCTGAGGCCTTGCTGGGTGGCTATCCCAAGGGTGAAGGGTTTGGCACGCAATTGGGTTACCGCTTGCCGGAAGGTCGCGAAGCGTTTGCCCGCTACTTTGCCAACGCCATCGACGTACCGGGCAGCGAAACTGATGCGCTGGCTGGCCTGTCGGCGCGCACCGGTGCCAGCCTGGTACTGGGTGTGATCGAACGCAGTGGCAGCACGTTGTACTGCACGGTGCTGTATTTCGAACCCCTGGGCGGTTTGGTGGCCAAGCATCGCAAGCTGATGCCCACGGGCACTGAACGGCTGATCTGGGGCAAGGGTGATGGCTCGACCTTGCCGGTGATCGACACGGCCGTGGGACGCATTGGCGGCGCTGTTTGCTGGGAAAACATGATGCCGCTGTTGCGCACGGCGATGTATGCCAAGGGTGTGGAGGTATGGTGCGCGCCAACAGTAGATGAGCGGGAAATGTGGCAGGTCAGCATGCGCCATATCGCCCATGAAGGGCGCTGCTTTGTGGTCAGTGCTTGCCAGGTTCAGGCATCACCTGAGGCCTTGGGTGTCGAGGTTGCCAACTGGCCCGCCGAGCGCCCGCTGATTGCCGGTGGCAGTGTGATTGTCGGGCCAATGGGTGACATTCTGGCCGGGCCTTTGCTCGGTGGGGCGGGGTTGCTCACGGCGCAAATTGATACCGATGACCTGGTGCGGGCACGGTATGACTACGACGTGGTTGGCCACTACGCCCGGCCGGATGTGTTTGAGCTGACCGTGGATGAACGGGCCAAGCCGGGCGTGCGATTTATCCGCGATTGA
- a CDS encoding LysR family transcriptional regulator — MSQMNIAQVDLNLLKAFEALHDESSASRAALRLGVTQSAVSAALRRLRELYGDQLFVRTGRGLAPTLRANQLKPVISEALDRCRQSLAMVDPHGSHYQGRSVALGLSDDFEIAYGRRLIEEIARRAPKLRVIFRQTHSQIVANALLDRTLDLAITAGGFAERRLSRQVLGEGDYQCLVDPSSVEPGQQSISLDEFVEREHVLVSSGGFIGITDEGLAALGLSRQVCASTTHFAALPFLLKGSQAVATIPGHAAQAIAHMTGLRVLPCPLTLPRYPVELGWRTQAQLDPVLLKVREAVVACFTWPPSVD; from the coding sequence ATGAGCCAAATGAATATCGCCCAGGTCGATCTCAACCTGCTCAAAGCCTTCGAAGCCCTGCACGATGAATCCAGCGCCAGCCGTGCGGCACTGCGTTTGGGCGTCACGCAATCAGCCGTCAGCGCGGCCTTGCGGCGTTTGCGCGAGCTGTATGGCGATCAGTTGTTTGTGCGCACCGGCCGAGGCCTGGCGCCCACCTTGCGGGCCAATCAATTGAAACCGGTGATCAGCGAAGCGCTGGATCGTTGCCGGCAAAGCCTGGCGATGGTCGATCCCCACGGCAGTCATTATCAGGGGCGTTCGGTAGCGTTGGGTTTATCCGACGATTTCGAGATTGCCTATGGCCGACGCCTGATCGAAGAAATCGCCCGGCGTGCGCCGAAGCTGCGGGTGATCTTCCGCCAGACCCATAGCCAGATCGTCGCCAATGCCCTGCTCGACCGCACCCTGGACCTGGCGATCACTGCGGGTGGCTTCGCTGAGCGGCGACTGAGCCGGCAAGTGCTGGGGGAAGGTGATTATCAGTGCCTGGTGGACCCCAGCAGTGTGGAGCCCGGTCAGCAGAGCATCAGCCTTGACGAGTTCGTCGAGCGTGAGCATGTGCTGGTGTCGTCTGGCGGGTTTATCGGGATCACCGATGAAGGGTTGGCCGCGCTGGGTTTGAGTCGCCAGGTCTGCGCCTCGACCACACATTTTGCGGCCTTGCCATTCCTGCTCAAGGGCAGTCAAGCGGTGGCGACCATTCCCGGGCACGCGGCCCAGGCCATCGCCCACATGACCGGTTTGAGGGTATTACCGTGCCCACTGACGTTGCCGCGTTATCCAGTGGAACTGGGCTGGCGCACCCAGGCCCAGTTGGACCCGGTGCTGCTGAAAGTGCGGGAGGCGGTGGTCGCCTGTTTTACTTGGCCGCCATCAGTCGATTGA
- a CDS encoding YqjD family protein, whose protein sequence is MARKTATQAAQAVEDQIKDQAFSELQALIEESDKLLKSSASLVGEEGETLREQVAIKLKQALDSVSNVRERSKPVVDATETYIGGHPWQTVAISAGFGLVVGLLLGRRN, encoded by the coding sequence ATGGCCCGTAAAACCGCCACTCAAGCCGCGCAAGCTGTCGAAGATCAAATCAAGGATCAAGCTTTCAGCGAACTCCAGGCGCTGATCGAGGAATCGGACAAGCTGCTCAAGAGCAGTGCCAGCCTGGTAGGTGAAGAAGGTGAAACCCTGCGTGAGCAGGTGGCGATCAAACTCAAGCAAGCCCTGGACTCTGTGTCCAACGTGCGTGAGCGCAGCAAGCCGGTGGTGGATGCCACCGAGACTTACATCGGTGGCCACCCATGGCAAACCGTGGCCATCTCCGCAGGTTTCGGCCTGGTGGTTGGCCTGTTACTGGGGCGTCGCAACTGA